A genomic stretch from Malus domestica chromosome 15, GDT2T_hap1 includes:
- the LOC103415840 gene encoding nudix hydrolase 8-like: MTTATLGGFHGPMIAASWTKHRTFQWLPNGFRQKCFLSKSSTAKLNFHGMPFLRGGFKKTAATHVASPNSSSQSVTTELLDAWNDEYGGVIINSESLPTSTNAFASAFQASLSNWKMKGKRGVWLKILQEQADLVPIAVQEGFNYHHAEPGYIMLTYWIPKEPCVLPASPSHQIGIAGFVINKKREVLVVKEKCPCSCSGVWKLPTGYINKSEDIFSGAIREVKEETGIDTTFLKMVAFRHAHLVAFDQSDLLFVCMLKPLSYEVTVDDKEIQAAKWMPVDEFIAQPYYQDDCLSKKVIDICMAAKEDRYSGFVGHQLNSKIDGKLSYLYYDEF, encoded by the exons ATGACAACAGCAACATTGGGGGGTTTCCACGGGCCAATGATTGCAGCTTCCTGGACTAAACATCGCACTTTCCAGTGGTTGCCAAATG GATTTCGGCAGAAATGTTTTCTCTCAAAGAGCTCAACTGCTAAGCTCAATTTTCACGGCATGCCATTTCTTCGGGGTGGCTTCAAGAAAACAGCAGCAACTCATGTTGCATCTCCCAACTCATCTTCCCAAAGCGTGACAACGGAGTTACTTGATGCATGGAACGATGAATATGGTGGAGTCATAATTAATTCGGAGAGCCTTCCCACGAGTACAAATGCTTTTGCATCCGCTTTTCAGGCTTCCTTGTCCAACTGGAAAATGAAG GGAAAGAGGGGGGTATGGCTCAAAATACTGCAAGAGCAAGCTGATCTTGTTCCAATTGCAGTTCAG GAGGGTTTCAACTATCACCATGCTGAACCAGGATATATTATGCTAACATACTGGATTCCGAAGGAACCATGTGTGCTTCCTGCTAGCCCCTCACATCAAATTGGTATTGCAGGATTTGTGATCAACAAAAAAAGAGAG GTTCTCGTGGTAAAAGAGAAGTGCCCTTGTAGTTGCTCCGGTGTGTGGAAGTTGCCCACTGGCTATATCAACAAG TCTGAAGACATATTTTCTGGAGCTATCAGAGAAGTAAAAGAAGAAACTGGT ATTGACACAACTTTCCTAAAAATGGTAGCTTTCAG GCATGCACACTTGGTAGCTTTTGACCAGTCAGACTTGCTCTTTGTCTGCATGCTTAAGCCATTATCCTACGAGGTCACAGTAGATGACAAGGAAATCCAAGCTGCAAAG TGGATGCCTGTTGATGAGTTTATTGCCCAACCATATTACCAAGATGATTGCTTGTCAAAGAAAGTCATTGATATATGCATGGCGGCTAAAGAAGATCGTTACAGTGGATTCGTTGGTCATCAGCTCAACTCCaaaattgatggaaaattgTCTTACTTGTATTATGATGAATtctaa